The following are encoded together in the Anguilla rostrata isolate EN2019 chromosome 19, ASM1855537v3, whole genome shotgun sequence genome:
- the LOC135245777 gene encoding fibroblast growth factor receptor substrate 2-like: MGSCCSCPDKESIPDNHQSKFKVINVDDDGNELGSGVMELTEEELILHTRKRHAVRWPYLCLRRYGYDSNLFSFESGRRCQTGQGIFAFKCARAEELFNMLQDIMHSNSISVVEEPVLESPQGAPESHIPHTPRTPTTPGYAAPSLPNGIPRYPSFGDASSRPSSRHPSAGSTRLPSVGEESTHPLLVTDELVHTYVNTTGMQDERRSRTSVPPPLELRGVEPESMGAEPTEAEPQVLLDPAGVKFVLGPTPVQRQLMAKEAGPAEQGGGAGEPPAISPGGGRSLNGAAGDRDTGYDSDERKEAGPGPGAKPAYQHLNGSGPAPSRRARPPAPPPPADAQNANNSAQRRTALLNYENLPALTPVWEARKPSSHQQEEEEEREEAFAPKTPSLNGHPHPHHLHLLQQALDPAHNYVNTENVAVPLSAHRPEPARRRDSATPAVFTFDLRRPGPPEPARQLNYIEVEMETEKGSDSSGPHTPKTPTTPLPHTPTRRTELYAIIDIQRTAAMSSLQRALPRDDGTARKTRHNSTDLPM, encoded by the exons ATGGGTAGCTGCTGTAGCTGTCCAGACAAAGAGTCGATCCCAGATAACCATCAGAGCAAATTTAAG GTGATTAATGTGGATGATGATGGGAATGAGCTGGGCTCAGGAGTGATGGAGCTGACGGAGGAGGAGCTGATTCTGCACACGCGCAAGCGCCACGCCGTCAGGTGGCCTTACCTGTGCCTGCGTCGCTATGGCTACGACTCCAACCTCTTCTCCTTCGAGAGCGGCCGGCGGTGCCAGACTGGGCAGG gaatCTTTGCCTTTAAGTGTGCGCGTGCTGAGGAGCTCTTCAACATGCTGCAGGACATCATGCACAGCAACAGCATCAGCGTGGTGGAGGAGCCTGTGCTGGAGTCTccacagggggcgccagagagccACATACCCCACACCCCGCGCACACCTACCA cGCCCGGCTACGCTGCCCCCTCCTTGCCCAATGGCATCCCGCGGTACCCATCGTTTGGCGACGCCTCCTCCCGCCCCTCCAGCCGACACCCCTCTGCAGGGAGCACCCGGCTCCCCTCTGTGGGGGAGGAGTCGACGCACCCCCTCCTGGTCACGGACGAGCTG gtGCACACCTACGTGAACACGACAGGGATGCAGGACGAGAGGCGGAGCCGGACCAGCGTCCCGCCCCCCCTGGAGCTGCGTGGGGTGGAGCCTGAGAGCATGGGGGCGGAGCCTACGGAGGCAGAGCCTCAGGTGCTGCTGGACCCTGCGGGGGTGAAGTTTGTCCTGGGCCCCACCCCCGTGCAGCGGCAGCTGATGGCcaaggaggcggggcctgcagagcaggggggcggagccggagaGCCACCCGCCATCTCGCCGGGTGGTGGGAGGAGCCTGAACGGCGCCGCCGGCGACAGGGACACGGGCTACGACAGCGACGAGCGCAAGGAGGCAGGGCCCGGACCCGGGGCCAAGCCGGCCTACCAGCACCTGAACggctccggccccgccccctcccgccgcgcccggccgccggccccgccccctcccgccgACGCCCAGAACGCTAACAACTCGGCCCAGCGGCGGACCGCCCTGCTGAACTACGAGAACCTGCCGGCCCTGACGCCCGTCTGGGAGGCGCGCAAGCCCAGCTCCcaccagcaggaggaggaggaggagcgggaggaagCCTTCGCACCAAAGACGCCGTCTCTCAACggccacccccacccgcaccacctgcacctcctccagcaggcGCTGGACCCCGCCCACAACTACGTGAACACGGAGAACGTGGCGGTGCCGCTGAGCGCCCATCGGCCCGAGCCAGCCCGCCGGCGGGACTCGGCCACGCCCGCCGTCTTCACCTTTGACCTCCGGCGGCCGGGCCCGCCCGAGCCCGCGCGGCAGCTCAACTACATCGAGGTGGAGATGGAGACGGAGAAGGGCTCGGACTCCAGCGGgccccacacccccaaaacccccaccacgcccctcccccacacgccCACCCGCCGGACAGAACTGTACGCCATCATCGACATCCAGCGCACCGCCGCCATGTCCAGCCTGCAGAGGGCGCTGCCGCGGGACGACGGCACCGCCAGGAAAACCCGCCACAACAGCACCGACCTGCCCATGTGA